The Mesorhizobium sp. AR02 genomic interval CGAAGCGCTGCGCGCAATTGACGGCGCCCAGCAGCCTTTCGACCGGCGACAGGCCAGGCGCCCGCACCAGGGTGATCCACAACGCGTCATACTGATCGCTGAGATATTGCAGCACGGCCCGGAACAGGTTCTCCTTGCTGCGAAAATGAAAGACGACCAGCGCGTTGGACGAGCCGACATGTTCGGCGATGCGCTGCATGGTGAGGCTCGCCAGGCCCTCCTCGGCGATGAGCTCGATGGTGGCGTCGATGATACGCTGGACGCTCGCTTCGCCCCGCTCGCGCCGCCGGTCCCTGGGCGGCGCGGCATCGTTTGCCGACTCCCTGCCCTTCGGCGCGGCCTTGCGTTTCTCCGGCTTTGCGGTTGGCTTGCGTTGCGCCATTTTCGTCAGGCCTTTCGGACCCGCGGCGGAAACATCCCGCCGCATAGATTGCCTTGCCATATGGCACGCCGGCTCATCCCGGAAATCACTCAGAGCGACGGGCGTGTCTCAGCATTTCCATACCATTGGCCCTGAGCCGTTTCATAGGCCAGCCCGGCCC includes:
- a CDS encoding TetR/AcrR family transcriptional regulator, encoding MAQRKPTAKPEKRKAAPKGRESANDAAPPRDRRRERGEASVQRIIDATIELIAEEGLASLTMQRIAEHVGSSNALVVFHFRSKENLFRAVLQYLSDQYDALWITLVRAPGLSPVERLLGAVNCAQRFARQHPNWVSVFVVFSSDRKSMQIYNEIGLPSDLAYTAEARELLIEISRSGGYTGVDINTLSESLNYLVHGAWYWDHLNPSSRDTNVLRKTMLLLLHQAFPRHFELMP